In one Spirosoma rigui genomic region, the following are encoded:
- a CDS encoding peptidylprolyl isomerase, producing MPKAQMNTDKGTMLIEFYEKDAPKAVNNFITLAKKGFYDGVKFHRVIPNFMIQGGDPTGTGAGGPGYTIDCELTGDNQYHDRGVLSMAHRGPNTGGSQFFICHNRQNTAHLDRVHTVFGKVVDGLDVIDQIKQGDKINSITVLEDEQA from the coding sequence ATGCCTAAGGCACAAATGAATACCGATAAGGGTACCATGCTTATCGAGTTTTACGAGAAAGACGCACCAAAAGCAGTCAACAATTTCATTACGCTGGCCAAGAAGGGATTCTACGATGGCGTTAAATTCCACCGCGTTATTCCCAACTTCATGATCCAGGGGGGCGACCCAACGGGTACGGGTGCGGGTGGTCCGGGTTACACCATCGACTGTGAACTCACGGGCGACAACCAGTACCACGACCGGGGTGTATTATCCATGGCACACCGGGGTCCTAACACGGGTGGCTCGCAGTTCTTCATCTGCCACAACCGTCAAAATACCGCCCACCTCGACCGCGTTCACACGGTTTTTGGTAAGGTTGTCGACGGCCTGGACGTGATCGATCAGATCAAGCAGGGCGATAAAATCAACAGCATTACAGTGCTGGAAGACGAGCAGGCGTAA
- a CDS encoding AraC family transcriptional regulator has product MENQSIPYYDNLPDFLKAVKSIDSTNRCFATFPFEDFGGPGEIIPPFRSSTYVAALVTEGTGTIYLDGVPYYVQPGTIYFLRPWTVRSIHKQDQWYGHVLMFTAEYVSKRSVLPDPMREYPFYRKGAQPLIHITPDETSELRTQFDLIASEFAHPARSKADRLELTYHLLQALLVKSRHIYRQNLSAIDYSQPVSLVERFLSLLQTYHLHNNPQEAPVLLTVHEAADRLRIHPHYMSDILKKYTGKTASQHIRERTAQEAQNLLQSTEMTVAEIGYHLCFDDPSNFTKFFKSVTGLTPRAYREKQAAVLV; this is encoded by the coding sequence GTGGAAAACCAATCGATACCCTACTACGATAATCTGCCCGATTTTCTGAAGGCAGTGAAGTCCATCGATTCGACGAACCGGTGTTTCGCTACGTTTCCGTTCGAGGACTTTGGCGGGCCGGGCGAAATCATTCCACCCTTTCGCAGCAGTACCTATGTGGCCGCCCTGGTAACGGAGGGTACGGGCACCATCTATCTGGACGGTGTTCCCTACTACGTGCAGCCCGGTACCATCTATTTCCTGCGTCCCTGGACCGTCCGGTCTATTCATAAACAGGACCAGTGGTATGGACACGTGCTGATGTTCACGGCTGAGTACGTATCAAAACGATCGGTCCTGCCGGACCCCATGCGGGAGTATCCCTTTTACCGGAAAGGAGCACAGCCACTCATCCATATTACGCCAGATGAGACCAGCGAACTGAGGACCCAGTTCGACCTTATTGCCAGTGAGTTTGCCCATCCAGCCCGTTCCAAGGCCGACCGGCTGGAGCTGACGTATCATCTGCTGCAGGCGTTGCTGGTCAAAAGCCGCCATATCTACCGACAGAACCTGTCGGCTATCGACTATTCGCAGCCGGTGTCGCTGGTGGAGCGGTTTCTGAGCCTGCTGCAAACGTATCATCTGCATAACAACCCGCAGGAAGCACCGGTATTGCTGACGGTACACGAAGCCGCTGATCGCTTACGGATTCATCCGCATTACATGAGCGACATCCTCAAGAAATACACGGGTAAAACAGCCTCGCAGCATATTCGCGAGCGTACGGCGCAGGAAGCGCAGAACCTGTTGCAGAGTACCGAAATGACCGTAGCTGAAATAGGGTACCACCTATGTTTCGATGACCCGTCGAACTTCACGAAATTCTTCAAGAGCGTAACCGGTCTGACACCCCGTGCCTATCGGGAAAAACAAGCTGCGGTACTCGTTTAA